A single Biomphalaria glabrata chromosome 2, xgBioGlab47.1, whole genome shotgun sequence DNA region contains:
- the LOC106067748 gene encoding tetraspanin-9-like, with the protein MCARVRGAKIGLLVCSILLLVIALVCMAGGVVLVLGRSVYGGELSFLKQSVGDAASSFGFSPTLDTSLLDVIFVTIPLGAVLIFFGLLISVICILGIIGSCGQYYKFIIVYLVLTSCLFFMQIVIIICAYIDRTPFDSTVKDLLKLSLSGYTGDTGTDSLTLGWNAIMTYKKCCGVDGYSDFSVATGWSKQYKAVNIETPIMCCITKTAAKSLTCAITANYKTETYYNRGCYEHIWDYVTSDTGLILFTVFFIVVLEFLCIFFAAWLICNRRSKGITKVGDYSRYN; encoded by the coding sequence GTTATCGCATTGGTCTGCATGGCTGGTGGAGTTGTCCTGGTTTTGGGAAGGTCCGTGTACGGAGGGGAGTTAAGCTTCTTAAAACAAAGTGTCGGCGACGCTGCTTCAAGCTTTGGATTCTCACCCACTTTGGACACCAGCTTGTTGGATGTCATTTTTGTCACCATCCCCCTTGGCGCCGTGCTGATCTTCTTTGGACTTTTAATCTCAGTCATCTGCATCCTCGGGATAATTGGCTCATGTGGACAGTACTATAAGTTTATTATCGTTTACCTGGTTCTGACCTCCTGTCTGTTTTTCATGCAGATTGTTATCATCATCTGCGCTTACATCGACAGAACTCCGTTTGACAGCACCGTTAAGGATCTCCTCAAGCTCTCGCTCTCCGGCTACACCGGAGACACCGGAACTGACAGCCTGACTCTGGGATGGAACGCCATCATGACCTATAAAAAATGTTGTGGAGTGGACGGCTACAGTGATTTCTCCGTGGCCACAGGATGGTCAAAGCAGTACAAGGCGGTCAACATTGAAACCCCTATCATGTGCTGCATTACCAAAACTGCGGCAAAATCACTGACGTGCGCCATCACGGCTAATTATAAGACAGAGACGTATTACAACAGAGGCTGCTACGAGCACATCTGGGATTACGTCACTTCCGACACAGGGCTGATACTCTTCACTGTCTTTTTCATCGTCGTGCTGGAGTTCCTGTGCATCTTCTTTGCCGCTTGGTTGATCTGCAACAGGAGAAGTAAAGGCATCACTAAAGTAGGAGACTACAGCCGTTACAATTAG